Part of the Jeotgalibacillus haloalkalitolerans genome is shown below.
TCATACAACTTTCCAGCAGGAATCTGAAGGAGATAACAATTATTTCTAAAGTAACGTGTACTTGATTCTGCTGAAGGGAATAACAATCATTAACATTACATATGAAGGGGAGAAAATGATGAGCGTAACTCAAACTAAAAATATTCAGCAGATGTTTCAGGAGATTCGTGCGTATAGTGAAAAACTCGTTGCTGGAATGGAGATTGAAGATTTTATTCTGCAGGCAGACAACTTTGTCAGCCCGACAAAATGGCATCTGGCTCATACCACATGGTTTTTTGAAAAGTTTATCCTGACAGAGTTCATAGAGGGATATGAACCTTTTAATGAACAATTTTTCTATTTGTTTAATTCATATTATGAGACGGTGGGAGAGTTTCATCCACAGTCAAAACGCGGGCTGATTTCCCGTCCGACTGTTAAAGAAACACTTGCCTACCGGAAGCATGTGAATGAGCAGGTGAACAAGCTGCTTGATACCACTGAAATGACTGATCATTTATATGATTTGATCGAAATGGGTCTGCAGCATGAACAGCAGCATCAGGAGCTGATTCTGATGGATATTAAATATAATCTGTCATTTAATCCGCTGTATCCTGCATTGTTTGAGCAAAAAGCACCCGTCGGCGGAAAGGCACCTGAACTGACATTCACTCCTTTTGAAAAAGGGATGACAAGAATCGGTACGGATGCAGATGAATTTGCTTTTGATAATGAAACACCGTGTCATGATGCTTATCTGAACGGTTGTCAGATTGCAAACCGTCCTGTGACGAATCGTGAATATCTTGCATTTATTGAAGACGGAGGTTATGAAAGGGCTGAGCTCTGGTTATCGGATGGCTGGCAGCTGGTGAAAAAAGAAAAGTGGTATGCTCCGCTTTACTGGGTGAACAAAGATGATCAATGGTCGTATTTTACTCTAAGTGGTCTGCAGGCAATTGACTGGGAAGCGCCTGTGACGCATGTCAGCTATTATGAAGCTGATGCTTACGCAAGGTGGGCAGGAAAGCGTCTGCCGACTGAACAGGAATGGGAGCATGCGATGAAGGGGGAAGAGGTCAGAGGAAACTTTATGGATGATGACCGCTATCAGCCGGATGCTGCTTACAGCGGCTCAAAGTTTGAAAAAGTGTTTGGTGATGTATGGGAATGGACGCAAAGTCCCTATACACCTTACCCGCGCAGTAAGCCGCTTGATGGCGCACTTGGTGAGTACAATGCTAAGTTTATGTCCAACCAGATCGTCCTGAAAGGCGGATCATGCGTGACGCCTCTCTAGCATATCAGGCTGACGTACCGTAATTTCTTTTATCCGCATATGAGGTGGCAGTTCAGCGGGATCAGACTGGCAGATGATCCGGTGGAATCTTAATCCTTAAACATCCTGCCGAACCTTTTGGCGGGGTGTTTAGCCTTTTGTCCTAACACGTATATCTTTCGGTGTGATGATGCCCTGTTATTGTGATAGTACAGAATTTGAATAGTACAGATAAAATATTTTACGGAGCTTATAAAATAATAATGGATACGATTACAACAGAAAAATGTGTAGTCTGTATTAGTGTGAAACAGTTACTGTAACACAAAAATATTTTTGCGTTATAGGAGTGACTGTGATACTCTTTAACTGACAATTTCATTAATTTATTTACTGGGGGAGCCGAGTGGCTGAGACAGTCTTTAGCTGAACCCTTTGTACCTGATCTGGATGATGCCAGCGGAGG
Proteins encoded:
- the egtB gene encoding ergothioneine biosynthesis protein EgtB, whose amino-acid sequence is MSVTQTKNIQQMFQEIRAYSEKLVAGMEIEDFILQADNFVSPTKWHLAHTTWFFEKFILTEFIEGYEPFNEQFFYLFNSYYETVGEFHPQSKRGLISRPTVKETLAYRKHVNEQVNKLLDTTEMTDHLYDLIEMGLQHEQQHQELILMDIKYNLSFNPLYPALFEQKAPVGGKAPELTFTPFEKGMTRIGTDADEFAFDNETPCHDAYLNGCQIANRPVTNREYLAFIEDGGYERAELWLSDGWQLVKKEKWYAPLYWVNKDDQWSYFTLSGLQAIDWEAPVTHVSYYEADAYARWAGKRLPTEQEWEHAMKGEEVRGNFMDDDRYQPDAAYSGSKFEKVFGDVWEWTQSPYTPYPRSKPLDGALGEYNAKFMSNQIVLKGGSCVTPL